A part of Sinorhizobium chiapasense genomic DNA contains:
- a CDS encoding ArsR/SmtB family transcription factor produces the protein MKEGPDIALIGSLIGDPARANMLTALMGGRALTATELATHAGITLQTASSHLAKLEAGGLLTQRKQGRHRYYALSEDEVGLMLESIMGFAASRGLTRHRPGPKDPALRKARVCYNHLAGDYGVRMLDSLVAARQIEMTGDDLALTDAGRVRVEALGIDYAALKKSRRPICRTCLDWSERRSHLAGSLGEALLTLFIDKGWARREQNSRAIRFTDAGEKAFSELFPQ, from the coding sequence ATGAAGGAAGGTCCGGACATTGCCCTGATCGGCTCGCTCATCGGCGATCCCGCGCGCGCCAACATGCTGACCGCGTTGATGGGCGGTCGGGCATTGACGGCAACCGAGCTTGCTACGCACGCCGGGATCACGCTGCAGACGGCAAGCTCGCATCTTGCCAAGCTGGAGGCCGGCGGGTTGCTCACGCAGCGCAAGCAGGGCCGCCACCGCTATTATGCATTGAGCGAGGATGAGGTCGGGCTGATGCTCGAAAGCATCATGGGCTTTGCAGCGAGTCGCGGATTGACGCGTCATCGACCGGGACCGAAGGATCCGGCACTCAGAAAGGCGCGTGTCTGCTACAATCACCTCGCCGGCGACTATGGTGTGCGCATGCTCGACAGTCTGGTCGCCGCGCGCCAAATCGAAATGACCGGCGATGATCTGGCGCTGACCGATGCCGGTCGAGTCCGGGTCGAGGCCTTGGGCATCGATTATGCCGCGCTCAAGAAGTCCCGTCGACCGATCTGCAGGACCTGCCTCGACTGGAGCGAGCGTCGCTCGCATCTTGCCGGCTCTCTCGGTGAGGCACTCTTGACCCTCTTCATCGATAAGGGGTGGGCGAGGCGCGAGCAGAACAGCCGCGCCATTCGCTTTACCGATGCCGGCGAAAAAGCCTTCTCAGAGCTCTTCCCGCAATAG
- a CDS encoding NIPSNAP family protein, with protein sequence MITCFIRYEIDAFRKDEFATYARNWGEAIPRCGADLIGYYGPHEGSATTAYGVYNIESLAAYEAYRARLAADPLGRENYEFARRERFILKEDRIFLKNVSLAHRKE encoded by the coding sequence ATGATCACCTGCTTCATCCGCTACGAGATCGACGCTTTCCGCAAGGACGAATTCGCGACCTATGCCCGCAATTGGGGCGAAGCCATTCCCCGCTGCGGTGCCGACCTCATCGGTTATTATGGCCCACACGAAGGGTCGGCCACGACTGCCTACGGCGTCTATAACATCGAAAGCCTTGCCGCCTACGAGGCTTACCGCGCCAGGCTTGCCGCCGATCCGCTTGGCCGCGAGAATTACGAGTTCGCCAGGCGTGAACGCTTCATTCTTAAGGAGGACCGCATCTTCCTGAAGAACGTCTCACTGGCGCACAGAAAGGAGTGA
- a CDS encoding antibiotic biosynthesis monooxygenase family protein, with the protein MIAVIFEVMPAEGRRDTYLGLAADLRPFLEEIDGFVSIERFQSLADPNKLLSLSFWRDEAAVKVWRNGAEHRAAQEAGRGGVFADYRLRIAAVVRDYGLNDRDQAPPDSRQWHEGAGAA; encoded by the coding sequence ATGATCGCCGTGATTTTCGAAGTCATGCCGGCCGAAGGCAGGCGCGACACCTATCTCGGCCTTGCCGCCGATTTGCGTCCGTTTCTGGAAGAGATCGACGGCTTCGTTTCGATCGAGCGCTTCCAGAGCCTTGCCGATCCGAACAAGCTGTTGTCGCTTTCCTTTTGGCGAGACGAGGCGGCGGTGAAGGTGTGGCGCAACGGTGCCGAACATCGCGCCGCACAGGAGGCAGGACGGGGTGGAGTCTTTGCCGACTATCGGCTGAGGATCGCGGCAGTCGTCCGGGACTACGGCCTCAACGACCGCGATCAGGCGCCGCCGGACAGCCGCCAGTGGCATGAGGGCGCGGGCGCTGCCTAG
- a CDS encoding site-specific DNA-methyltransferase → MSSVVSLAEISRAARPLNWLDSIIKGDCVAALNALPDNSVDVVFADPPYNLQLGGMLHRPDQSLVDAVDDDWDQFASFEAYDAFTRAWLLACRRVLKPTGTLWVIGSYHNIFRVGAILQDLHFWILNDIIWRKTNPMPNFKGRRFQNAHETLIWATPNAKAKGYTFNYEAMKAANDDVQMRSDWLFPICSGAERLKGDDGKKVHPTQKPEALLARILMASTKPGDVVLDPFFGSGTTGAVAKRLGRHFVGIEREQDYIDAAAERIAAVEPLGKATLSVMTGKKAEPRVAFNTLIESGLIKPGTVLTDARRRYSAIVRADGTLASGGEAGSIHRLGAKVQGLDACNGWTFWHFEEGNSLKPIDELRSVIRNDLAKLN, encoded by the coding sequence ATGTCTTCAGTTGTTTCGCTTGCCGAAATCTCCCGTGCCGCCCGTCCGTTGAACTGGCTCGACAGCATCATCAAGGGAGATTGCGTGGCAGCGCTGAACGCGCTTCCCGATAATTCCGTCGATGTCGTCTTCGCGGATCCGCCCTACAATCTCCAACTCGGCGGCATGCTGCACCGGCCTGACCAATCGCTGGTCGATGCCGTTGACGACGACTGGGACCAGTTCGCCTCCTTCGAGGCTTACGACGCCTTTACCCGGGCGTGGCTGCTGGCCTGCCGCCGTGTCCTGAAGCCGACCGGCACGCTCTGGGTGATCGGTTCCTACCACAATATCTTCCGGGTCGGCGCGATCCTCCAGGACCTGCATTTCTGGATCTTGAACGACATCATCTGGCGCAAGACCAACCCGATGCCGAACTTCAAGGGTCGCCGTTTCCAGAACGCGCATGAAACGCTGATCTGGGCGACGCCGAACGCGAAGGCCAAGGGCTACACCTTCAACTACGAGGCCATGAAGGCGGCGAACGACGACGTTCAGATGCGCTCCGACTGGTTGTTCCCGATCTGCTCCGGCGCCGAGCGTCTGAAGGGTGACGATGGCAAGAAGGTGCATCCGACGCAGAAGCCGGAAGCGCTTCTCGCCCGCATCCTGATGGCCTCGACCAAGCCCGGCGATGTCGTGCTCGATCCGTTCTTCGGTTCCGGCACCACCGGCGCCGTCGCCAAGCGTCTGGGCCGCCATTTCGTCGGCATCGAGCGCGAGCAGGACTATATCGATGCCGCGGCCGAACGCATCGCCGCTGTCGAACCGCTCGGTAAGGCGACGCTTTCCGTCATGACCGGCAAGAAGGCGGAGCCGCGGGTTGCCTTCAACACGCTGATCGAAAGCGGTCTGATCAAGCCCGGCACGGTTCTGACCGATGCAAGGCGTCGCTACAGCGCGATCGTGCGCGCGGACGGCACGCTTGCCTCGGGCGGCGAGGCCGGATCCATCCATCGGCTTGGGGCGAAAGTTCAGGGCCTTGATGCCTGCAACGGATGGACATTCTGGCACTTCGAAGAGGGCAACAGCCTGAAGCCCATCGACGAGCTCCGATCCGTCATTCGAAATGACCTGGCAAAACTGAACTGA
- a CDS encoding calcium-binding protein yields MATRIYGTNYSDKIVQNGYISVEIYALDGNDQIYLNRTDSYGGYNFVDAGYGNDVVVNYFEGGNDIFMGAGDDLYIADARVRDASSYDVVSGGSGNDRFEIETYASDYYGDSGNDSFLSVGFKNYFNGGTGIDTVSYQLQDSFGSERGRGVTIDLGYKYATTGTGRREDLISIENATGTNYGHDDITGSSVANVLRGLGGHDILEGLGGDDFLDGGSGDDDLYGGSGADILRGGTGFDYLNGGTGTDSFDFNSISESAVGSRRDVIADFHRSEWDVIDLSTIDADTTWSGNQSFTFIGSRGFSGEAGQLNFRSGVISGDVNGDGYADFQIKVNGVTSLRVDDFFL; encoded by the coding sequence ATGGCCACGCGTATCTACGGCACGAACTACAGCGACAAGATCGTTCAGAACGGCTATATCTCGGTAGAGATCTATGCACTTGACGGAAACGACCAGATTTATCTGAACAGGACCGACAGTTACGGCGGATATAACTTCGTCGATGCGGGCTACGGCAATGATGTTGTCGTTAACTACTTCGAAGGCGGCAACGATATCTTCATGGGCGCCGGCGATGATCTCTATATCGCCGACGCACGTGTCCGTGACGCAAGCTCCTATGACGTGGTTTCCGGCGGCAGCGGCAACGATCGCTTCGAGATCGAAACCTACGCCAGCGACTACTATGGCGATAGCGGCAACGACAGCTTCCTTTCGGTCGGTTTCAAGAACTACTTCAACGGCGGCACCGGCATCGACACGGTCAGCTACCAACTGCAGGACAGCTTCGGTTCGGAGCGCGGCCGGGGCGTGACGATCGACCTCGGCTACAAATACGCGACCACCGGCACCGGCCGCCGGGAAGACCTGATCAGCATCGAAAATGCGACGGGCACCAACTACGGCCATGACGACATTACGGGCAGCTCGGTCGCCAATGTGCTGCGCGGGCTCGGCGGCCACGACATTCTCGAAGGCCTCGGCGGCGACGATTTCCTCGATGGAGGCAGCGGCGACGACGATCTCTATGGTGGCTCGGGCGCCGATATCCTGCGCGGCGGTACCGGCTTCGACTACCTCAACGGCGGCACCGGCACCGACAGCTTCGATTTCAACTCGATCAGTGAATCGGCCGTCGGCAGCCGGCGCGACGTGATCGCCGATTTCCACCGGTCGGAATGGGACGTCATCGACCTTTCGACGATCGACGCCGACACGACCTGGAGCGGAAACCAGAGTTTCACCTTCATCGGCAGCCGTGGTTTTTCCGGCGAGGCGGGCCAGTTGAATTTCCGCTCCGGCGTCATCTCGGGCGACGTCAACGGCGACGGTTATGCCGATTTCCAGATCAAGGTAAACGGCGTCACCAGCCTGAGGGTCGACGACTTCTTTCTTTGA
- a CDS encoding HAD family hydrolase — MSSANIRHIVFDIGKVLIHYDPRLPYCRIIPDEAERNWFFANVCTHDWNVEQDRGRSWEEAEDILIREHPDREEQIRAFRKCWHEMVPHAYVETVSLMEGLIAEGRDVTMLTNFASDTFREVQKLYPFLTLPRGVTVSGDVGLIKPEVAIYRAHAKAFDLEPAATLFIDDSMANVEGARTAGWHAVHFTDPEKLKVDLACYGVQH, encoded by the coding sequence ATGAGCAGCGCCAACATCCGCCACATCGTCTTCGACATCGGCAAGGTGTTGATCCATTACGACCCGCGTCTTCCCTACTGCCGCATCATCCCGGACGAAGCCGAGCGCAACTGGTTCTTTGCCAATGTCTGCACCCACGACTGGAACGTCGAACAGGATCGGGGACGCTCGTGGGAAGAGGCGGAGGACATTTTGATTCGAGAACACCCGGATCGCGAGGAACAGATTCGGGCTTTTCGCAAATGCTGGCACGAGATGGTGCCACATGCCTATGTCGAGACCGTCTCCCTGATGGAGGGACTGATCGCCGAAGGGCGCGATGTCACCATGCTCACCAATTTTGCGTCCGATACATTCCGTGAGGTGCAGAAGCTTTATCCCTTCCTGACGCTGCCGCGCGGCGTGACGGTCTCCGGCGACGTCGGCCTGATCAAGCCCGAAGTCGCAATCTATCGGGCCCATGCCAAGGCCTTTGACCTGGAGCCCGCCGCCACGCTCTTCATCGACGACAGCATGGCCAATGTGGAGGGCGCGCGCACTGCGGGTTGGCATGCGGTACACTTCACCGACCCCGAGAAGCTCAAGGTAGATCTCGCCTGCTACGGCGTTCAGCACTGA
- the mutY gene encoding A/G-specific adenine glycosylase: protein MMHDTAKAADATFLLLDWYDRHHRDLPWRVAPPMARKGVVADPYHVWLSEVMLQQTTVQAVKAYFNKFLMLWPTVIDLAEANIEDVMKAWAGLGYYARARNLKKCAEAVAGEHGGRFPDNEEGLKALPGIGDYTAAAVAAIAFNRRSAVLDGNVERVISRLYAIETPLPAAKSEMRARVLDLTPEDRPGDFAQAMMDLGATICTPKRPACSLCPFRASCLALAMADPETFPRKAEKKQKPLRLGAAFVAIDRSNAVYLQKRADTGLLGGMTEVPGTGWTARRDGETSIDAQPFAASWEPCGTITHVFTHFELRLSVYRANVQRAETGANGWWEPIASLKAQALPTVMKKAIAQAIPHAFKAERI from the coding sequence ATGATGCACGACACCGCAAAGGCGGCGGACGCCACCTTTCTACTTCTCGACTGGTACGATCGCCACCACCGCGATCTTCCTTGGCGGGTCGCGCCGCCAATGGCGCGAAAGGGCGTTGTCGCCGATCCTTACCATGTCTGGCTCTCCGAGGTCATGCTCCAGCAGACCACCGTTCAAGCGGTCAAGGCCTATTTCAACAAGTTCCTGATGCTGTGGCCGACGGTCATTGATCTGGCTGAGGCGAACATCGAAGACGTGATGAAAGCCTGGGCCGGGCTCGGCTATTACGCCCGCGCGCGCAACCTGAAAAAATGCGCCGAAGCGGTGGCGGGCGAACACGGCGGGCGCTTTCCGGACAACGAGGAAGGGCTGAAAGCGCTTCCCGGCATCGGCGACTACACGGCGGCGGCGGTCGCGGCGATCGCCTTCAATCGCCGAAGCGCCGTCCTCGACGGCAATGTCGAGCGCGTGATCTCCCGGCTCTACGCCATCGAAACGCCGCTGCCCGCCGCCAAGTCGGAAATGCGGGCGCGCGTCCTTGACCTCACGCCGGAGGATCGCCCGGGCGACTTCGCACAGGCGATGATGGATCTCGGCGCGACGATCTGCACGCCGAAGCGACCGGCCTGTTCGCTCTGTCCCTTCCGGGCAAGCTGTCTGGCGCTTGCAATGGCCGACCCCGAAACCTTTCCACGCAAGGCGGAGAAGAAGCAAAAGCCGCTGCGCCTCGGCGCCGCGTTCGTGGCGATCGACCGCTCGAACGCTGTCTATCTGCAGAAGCGCGCCGACACCGGCCTTCTCGGCGGCATGACCGAGGTTCCCGGCACGGGATGGACTGCCCGCCGCGACGGCGAAACCTCGATCGATGCCCAGCCCTTCGCCGCGTCCTGGGAGCCCTGCGGAACGATCACGCATGTTTTCACGCATTTCGAGTTGCGCCTCTCGGTCTACCGCGCCAATGTTCAGCGCGCCGAGACGGGCGCGAATGGGTGGTGGGAGCCGATCGCGTCGCTCAAGGCGCAGGCGCTGCCGACTGTCATGAAAAAGGCGATCGCCCAGGCTATACCACACGCCTTCAAGGCTGAGCGTATCTAG
- a CDS encoding DUF721 domain-containing protein — protein MNQEKARRGVVQISEVANGLIDPVLAKRAGINTMLLGSWDEIAGPEFADCTRPEKIAWPRRASEMGGEGGHQPGVLTIACEGARALFLTHAQGELIQRINGFFGFYAIGQVRIVQKPVAAPPKPFRRPRPLVGEPARKLEAMVEGVESEALKAALRRLGTAVFSSRRRGV, from the coding sequence GTGAATCAAGAAAAGGCCCGCAGGGGCGTCGTCCAGATCAGCGAGGTCGCAAACGGCCTGATCGATCCGGTGCTCGCCAAGCGCGCGGGCATCAACACCATGCTGCTGGGCTCCTGGGACGAGATCGCCGGTCCGGAGTTTGCCGACTGCACACGACCGGAAAAAATCGCCTGGCCGCGGCGCGCCTCCGAAATGGGCGGCGAGGGCGGCCATCAACCGGGCGTTCTGACCATCGCCTGCGAGGGCGCGAGGGCGCTTTTTCTGACCCACGCACAGGGCGAACTGATCCAGCGCATCAACGGTTTCTTCGGCTTCTATGCGATCGGCCAGGTGCGCATCGTGCAGAAGCCGGTTGCAGCCCCGCCCAAGCCGTTCCGTCGTCCGCGTCCGCTCGTCGGCGAGCCCGCGCGAAAGCTCGAAGCCATGGTGGAAGGCGTAGAAAGCGAGGCGCTGAAGGCAGCGCTGCGGCGTCTTGGCACTGCCGTGTTTTCGTCGCGCCGGAGGGGAGTTTGA
- a CDS encoding DsbA family protein — MSASEKSLSKRLLGGAAVAALAVMLAACSEEKKETASTAPTETSATAEATTTASTPAAPAATSEAKPAATEVAQASPSAAAKVELPQPEGTVDVKKLLEPGALPEMALGEANAPVTIVEYMSMTCPHCANFHNKTFDAIKAKYVDSGKVRFIIREFPFDPRAAAAFMLARCAPEGQYFPMISMLFKQQEQWAAAQNGRDALLQMSKLAGFTQESFEACLTNQKLLDDVNAVMQRGAKDFGVKSTPTFFVNGEHYSGDMSVDVMSALIDSKL, encoded by the coding sequence ATGTCCGCTTCCGAAAAGAGCCTTTCGAAACGCCTTCTGGGCGGTGCCGCCGTCGCCGCGCTTGCCGTGATGCTCGCCGCCTGCAGCGAGGAGAAGAAGGAGACGGCTTCGACTGCGCCGACTGAAACCAGCGCGACCGCGGAGGCGACGACCACTGCGTCCACGCCGGCAGCACCTGCCGCCACCAGCGAGGCAAAGCCTGCGGCAACCGAAGTTGCCCAGGCATCCCCATCCGCTGCCGCCAAGGTTGAGTTGCCGCAGCCGGAAGGCACTGTCGACGTGAAGAAGCTGCTTGAACCGGGCGCGCTGCCGGAAATGGCGCTGGGCGAAGCCAATGCGCCGGTGACGATCGTCGAATACATGTCGATGACCTGCCCGCACTGCGCGAACTTCCACAACAAGACCTTCGATGCCATCAAGGCGAAATATGTCGACAGCGGCAAGGTGCGGTTCATCATCCGCGAGTTCCCGTTCGATCCGCGTGCGGCAGCGGCCTTCATGCTGGCGCGCTGCGCGCCGGAAGGGCAGTACTTCCCGATGATCTCGATGCTGTTCAAGCAGCAGGAGCAGTGGGCCGCAGCGCAGAACGGCCGCGATGCGCTCCTGCAGATGTCGAAACTCGCCGGTTTTACACAGGAGAGCTTCGAGGCCTGCTTGACGAACCAAAAACTTCTGGATGATGTGAATGCAGTGATGCAGAGGGGCGCCAAGGATTTCGGCGTCAAGTCGACGCCGACCTTCTTCGTCAATGGTGAGCACTATTCGGGGGACATGTCGGTTGACGTTATGTCGGCCCTCATCGACAGCAAGCTCTGA
- a CDS encoding chromosome segregation SMC family protein — MKFNKLRLLGFKSFVEPSEFVIERGLTGVVGPNGCGKSNLVEALRWVMGENSYKNMRASGMDDVIFSGSGNRPARNTAEVGLYLDNADRTAPAAFNDSDEIQVTRRIEREQGSVYRINGKEARAKDVQLLFADASTGARSPSMVGQGRIGELIAAKPQARRQLLEEAAGISGLHSRRHEAELRLRAAETNLERLDDVTSQLESQIESLKRQSRQANRFKMLSADIRRHEAILFHIRWVQAKEAEAEATSQLNQITALVAEKAQIQMEAAKAQAIASLKLPELRENEAKLAAALQRLQIARSQLEEDAGRILRRRDELQRRLAQLAEDIAREERLVADNAGILARLDEEEAELREVLAEADDRAGEARERLDAANEALSISEAELARLTAERAEAQAGRNQIERTLRDLSERQARLVRQLSDQARDLDDIDRQMAALPDPHEKQGQVEVAQAALEEAEAVVVAIEEALADARADEAAARPPVDQARAMLNGIEAEARTIRRMLEAVGGGAYPAIVEEMKVERGFETALGAALGDDLDSPLDQAAPAHWRMPGDHSADPSLPAGAVPLAGYVRGPDALKRALGQIGIVESEAEAERLLPLLKTGQRLVTKEGAVWRWDGHVTGSEAPSAAALRLAQKNRLLELESETENATEALRRAEADLTAAGARIRAEDERLRLARDAQRMIARQLGEAREALAAAERASGDLARRRAVLAETKLQLEGQLEEAAERIEAANDALAAAPDLSELEFRLRNQTAAVAADRAAVAEARAAHDGLARENEVRLRRLSAIAAERETWRARAASAEEHIGTLRDREAEARDEVEELIDAPDEFEDKRRALMNELQKAEASRREAADVLAEAEGRQREADRVAAAALSDLAEVREKRGRAEERLVSARERRVEIEARIHEGLACAPHEVMRLTGLAADEALPGMHGVERELERLKIERERLGAVNLRAEEEQKELSERLAAILKERDDVIEAIRKLRSAIQNLNREGRERLIAAFDVVNVQFQRLFTHLFGGGTAELQLIESDDPLEAGLEILARPPGKKPQTMTLLSGGEQALTAMALIFAVFLTNPAPICVLDEVDAPLDDHNVERYCNLMDEMAASTETRFIIITHNPITMARMNRLFGVTMAEQGVSQLVSVDLQTAERMREVV, encoded by the coding sequence ATGAAGTTCAACAAGCTCCGCCTGCTCGGCTTCAAATCCTTCGTCGAACCGAGCGAATTCGTCATCGAGCGGGGCCTGACCGGTGTCGTCGGCCCGAACGGCTGCGGCAAGTCGAACCTTGTCGAGGCGCTCCGCTGGGTGATGGGCGAAAACTCCTACAAGAACATGCGCGCCTCCGGCATGGACGACGTGATCTTTTCCGGCTCAGGCAACCGGCCGGCGCGCAACACGGCTGAAGTCGGCCTCTATCTCGACAACGCCGATCGCACGGCGCCTGCAGCCTTCAACGACAGCGATGAGATCCAGGTGACCCGCCGCATCGAGCGCGAGCAGGGCTCGGTTTATCGCATCAACGGCAAGGAGGCGCGTGCCAAGGACGTGCAGCTGCTATTTGCCGACGCGTCGACCGGGGCGCGCTCGCCATCGATGGTCGGCCAGGGCCGGATCGGTGAGCTGATCGCCGCCAAGCCCCAGGCCCGTCGCCAATTGCTCGAAGAGGCGGCCGGCATTTCCGGCCTGCATTCGCGCCGCCATGAGGCGGAATTGCGCTTGCGGGCGGCCGAGACCAATCTCGAGCGGCTCGACGATGTGACGTCCCAGCTCGAAAGCCAGATCGAGAGCCTGAAGCGCCAGTCCCGCCAGGCGAACCGCTTCAAGATGCTGTCTGCGGATATTCGCCGGCACGAGGCGATCCTCTTCCATATTCGCTGGGTGCAGGCCAAGGAGGCGGAAGCCGAGGCGACAAGCCAGCTGAACCAGATCACTGCACTGGTCGCCGAGAAGGCGCAAATACAGATGGAGGCAGCGAAAGCCCAGGCGATCGCCAGTCTCAAACTGCCGGAACTGCGCGAAAACGAGGCGAAGCTGGCGGCGGCGCTGCAGCGCCTGCAGATCGCCCGTTCGCAGCTGGAAGAGGATGCCGGCCGGATCCTCAGGCGCCGCGACGAATTGCAGCGTCGGCTGGCGCAACTCGCCGAGGATATCGCCCGCGAGGAGCGGCTGGTTGCAGACAATGCCGGTATTCTCGCCCGCCTCGATGAGGAAGAAGCGGAGCTCCGGGAAGTGCTGGCGGAGGCTGATGACCGCGCCGGCGAGGCGCGCGAACGGCTGGATGCAGCCAATGAAGCACTGTCGATCAGCGAAGCCGAACTTGCACGGCTGACGGCCGAGCGTGCCGAAGCCCAAGCGGGTCGCAATCAGATCGAAAGGACGCTTCGCGACCTCTCCGAACGGCAGGCGCGCCTTGTCCGTCAGCTTTCCGACCAGGCGCGCGATCTCGATGATATCGACCGGCAGATGGCGGCACTTCCCGATCCGCATGAGAAGCAGGGACAGGTGGAGGTCGCGCAAGCCGCGCTCGAGGAAGCCGAAGCGGTTGTCGTCGCCATTGAAGAGGCGCTCGCCGACGCCCGTGCAGATGAAGCTGCTGCCCGCCCGCCGGTCGATCAGGCGCGTGCAATGTTGAATGGCATCGAAGCCGAGGCACGCACGATCCGCAGGATGCTGGAGGCGGTCGGTGGTGGCGCCTATCCGGCGATCGTAGAGGAGATGAAGGTCGAGCGAGGGTTCGAGACGGCGCTTGGTGCGGCACTTGGCGACGACCTCGATTCGCCTTTGGATCAGGCTGCACCCGCGCATTGGCGAATGCCCGGCGACCATTCTGCCGATCCATCTCTGCCTGCGGGTGCTGTGCCGCTGGCCGGCTATGTGCGCGGGCCGGATGCGCTCAAGCGGGCGCTTGGCCAGATCGGAATCGTCGAAAGCGAAGCGGAGGCAGAGCGCCTGCTGCCGCTCTTGAAGACCGGTCAGCGCCTGGTGACGAAGGAAGGCGCGGTCTGGCGCTGGGATGGTCACGTGACGGGGTCGGAGGCGCCGAGTGCCGCGGCCCTGCGGCTCGCGCAGAAGAACCGGCTTCTTGAGCTTGAGAGCGAGACGGAGAATGCGACGGAAGCGTTGCGGCGAGCGGAGGCGGATCTTACCGCGGCCGGTGCGCGCATCCGTGCTGAGGATGAACGGCTGCGGCTTGCGCGCGATGCCCAGCGCATGATCGCCCGTCAACTCGGCGAGGCGCGCGAAGCGCTAGCTGCAGCCGAGCGCGCCTCGGGCGATCTCGCCCGCCGCCGCGCCGTCCTTGCCGAAACGAAGCTTCAACTGGAGGGGCAGCTCGAAGAGGCGGCAGAACGGATCGAGGCGGCCAACGACGCGCTTGCCGCAGCACCCGACCTCTCCGAACTCGAGTTCAGGCTGCGCAACCAGACGGCGGCGGTCGCCGCCGATCGCGCCGCGGTCGCAGAGGCGCGTGCTGCCCATGATGGCCTTGCCCGTGAAAACGAGGTGCGCCTACGCCGGCTTTCAGCAATCGCGGCCGAGCGCGAGACGTGGCGGGCGAGGGCAGCGAGCGCCGAGGAACATATCGGCACGCTGCGCGACCGCGAGGCGGAAGCGCGGGACGAAGTCGAGGAACTGATCGATGCGCCCGACGAGTTCGAGGACAAGCGCCGCGCGCTGATGAACGAACTGCAGAAGGCGGAGGCTTCGCGCCGCGAAGCGGCCGACGTCCTCGCCGAAGCGGAAGGCCGCCAGCGCGAGGCCGATCGGGTGGCCGCCGCTGCACTGTCGGACCTTGCCGAGGTCCGTGAAAAGCGCGGTCGCGCGGAGGAGCGCTTGGTTTCGGCCCGCGAGCGTCGTGTCGAGATCGAGGCGCGCATCCACGAGGGCCTTGCCTGCGCGCCGCACGAGGTGATGCGCTTGACGGGGCTTGCGGCCGATGAGGCGCTGCCCGGTATGCACGGCGTTGAGCGCGAGCTTGAACGGCTGAAGATCGAGCGGGAACGGCTCGGCGCCGTCAACCTTCGCGCCGAGGAAGAGCAGAAGGAACTCTCCGAACGCCTGGCGGCGATCCTCAAGGAGCGCGACGACGTCATCGAGGCAATCCGCAAGCTCCGCAGCGCCATCCAGAACCTCAACCGCGAGGGGCGCGAGCGGTTGATCGCCGCGTTCGACGTGGTCAATGTGCAGTTCCAGCGGTTGTTCACCCACCTCTTCGGCGGCGGAACGGCCGAGTTGCAGCTGATCGAGAGCGACGATCCGCTTGAGGCCGGCCTCGAGATTCTCGCCCGTCCGCCCGGCAAGAAGCCCCAGACGATGACGCTGCTCTCGGGCGGCGAGCAGGCGCTGACGGCGATGGCGCTGATCTTCGCTGTCTTCCTCACCAATCCGGCACCGATCTGCGTGCTCGACGAAGTCGACGCCCCACTCGACGATCACAATGTCGAGCGCTATTGCAACCTGATGGACGAAATGGCGGCCTCGACCGAGACCCGCTTCATCATCATCACCCATAACCCGATCACCATGGCCCGCATGAATCGTCTCTTCGGCGTTACCATGGCCGAACAGGGCGTCTCGCAGCTCGTTTCCGTCGACCTGCAGACGGCCGAACGCATGCGGGAAGTGGTCTGA